TGATGTGGAGTTGATCCCGTTCGTCCCGGACATTTATCTGTTTTTCTTGCCGATGCTTTGATTTTATGGAACACTGCCGAGGGCAAAGATCACTGCCGAACGAACGAGCGCGTTCATGCTTAGGGGCGTGTCCGGTGGTGGTTGGGTGTCCATGAGTTTTTGCCGATATGCAAGGAGGAGTTTTGTTGTTTCGGTGCTGATACTGATTTTATCGTAGAGTTTTCGTTTTTCGGTCATTTCGTGAAGATGAAAAGATTATGATTTCCGTCAAATAACCATACTTCGTGGCCGGGAGCGATACTTTTTATCAGGAATGGTTTTCCTGCAAGGCGATTTCTCGCCGCCTGTTCTGTCGAAAATACGCGGCTTGATATGCGTTTCACCTGTATCCGTCGTACTTCCGATCCACGGGTGGCAATGAGGTCGTCTGTTCCGTGCGGGTGCGCTGCGGGTTTGCGGATGGTATATCCTGCTTTGCGGAGGATGTCGGCGGCGCGGCGTTCGCCGGTGTTGCCGCGTGCGGTCTGTTTACCATAGGTTTTTTGCGGGCTGTTTTTCTGTGCTTTTGTTTTCATGGTATCATCCGAGGTGTTCGGTTCTGCGGGTTACTTCGGCGGCGTGGATGATGAGATACGGGCTCTGGGGGTTGGTTTGCCGATACATCAAAACATCGTGTAGTTGCAGGGCGTTGTTGAGTTCTTCAAAATTCGGGATTTCTTCTGCAAAATATTTCACGTCCTGATGGATGCGAAACCGCATGATGAAGGTGTATGTGCAGTTGTTCCAGAGGAGTTTTGGGAAGTCCTGAATCCGCTGGGTAATGCACCACAACCAGATTTTATACCCGCGGCCTTCGCGGCTGATGATTTCAAGCTCCTGACCGGCTTTGTTTGCGCCTTTGTTGTAGTGGTGCGCTTCTTCGGCTATGATGTGCCGAGGGCGTTTCAGAGAGAGGGCGGCGCGGATGATGGTTTTGTACTCTTCGATGAGGTCGTCGAGGGGGATATCCCCCGCGGGGATACAGATCAGATATGGGTACCGGGTGAGGAGTTTTTTGTATTCGTCGGTGCTTCGACGGTTACGGGGAAATACTCGATACAGGGTCAAATTTTTGAGGCGGTGTTTGCCTATCCATAATCCGAGATGGTTCTGCGATTTTGTGTCAAGGATGATGAATGGGTTGCCGCCTGCGTGGAGTACTTCAACCATTGCGCCGACGAGATAGGATTTTCCGCTGCCGGTTGGTGATGCGATTAGTACGTGGCCGGTGAGTGCTTCTTTGATGGTTTCTGCAAAGGTCATATTCCTACAATGCCGGTTTTGGGGTTCAGGGGGAGTTGTGCGATTACGTAGGTTGGGTCGTCTTCGTCGATGTATACGCCATCGTTGTTGGGTTCTGTGGGGGTGTTTGCCGCGGTTGGCATTTGCGGCACTTCTGCGGGTGTGTATGCTGGGGGTTGTGCGCTCTCTTCGGCTTCGCGGGCGCGGCGTTCTGCGGCGCGTTTCTGAATGATGCTGATCACGGTTGGGAGGAACACTACGCCGAGGGCGATCAGGGTTACGGGGATGAGGATCAGGGGGTTGTTTTCGTCTCCGTCGCCGCCGAAGTTTGGCGCAAATTTCCAAAGTACTTCGTTGGTTGCGTCGCGGGCGACGTCCTGATAGATTTCCTGATTTGGCGGTTCTATGCCGGATTTTTGGCTGATTGTTGTTGTGAGAGATACGGCGAGGTCAAGTAGAGGGATAAGCGGGTGTATTCCGTGTTCGGTGTTGTTGGTTTCTCCGATGGCGGGTTCGGTTTCCGCCGCTGGTGTTCCTGCGGTGATCACTGTTCCGGCTGCTATTTTTTCAGGGCTGGGGTTGCCGAAGATGCCGGTTGCGTCGTCTCCGTGTTCGATCATTCTGCGTTCCCTCCGCCGGTGATGATCTGTTCCTGTGCGGCGTTGATTGCGGCGATCTGGTCGTCGGTGAGGTTGTAGATGATTGCCTGTATGAGGTGGTTGCCGGATACTACGGAGATCACGCCGGTGTTTCCGGTTTCTTCGAGTTTTTTCTTTATTTCGCTGTTTTCGTATACATCGGCGAGGGCTGATGCTGCGCGGATCAGTGGTTCGGGTATCTGGCTTTTGAGGGCGTTTTCGAGGAAATTCATGATTTACAGTCCGGTGATTCTTGTTCGTGGGATTGGTGCTGGAGGTTGTGTTTGATCAGGGCGAGGTTGATCCACTGCCGGAGGTCTCCGGCGAAAGTACCAACTTGCACCGCCGATTGCCCCGACGGTGAGAATGATAAAAGCGATTGTGAGGTGGAGAGGTTTGATTACAGGAGGTGATTTTTCCGCCGTTTTTTTGGCTGTTTGGTGTGGAGGTGTGTTGATGATGGCAGTGAGTTCTGCCACCGGGTTTGTCTCCGGTTCGGCGGATGCAGTCGGTTTTGCTTCCGGGGTTGTCTCTGGTTCGGTGGGTGCGTCCCTGATTTCTACGTTGTAGCTCTTGCATTTTGCACAGCGCCGTTTGTGCGAGGTGGTTGAGGTATTGTACGGTTTCCATGTGTGTCCACAGTCGAGGCACACGGCGATTTTTGGCGGTGATTTCGATTCGGTCATAGTGTTTTTTCCTTCCTCCGGTTTTGTGCCGGGTTTGGGATATTATTGTGTGGGGTTGTCTTTGCCTATTAGGGGTTAGGGTGGTTTGGCGGGTGTTGTTCGGGGTTCGGGGGGTTTGATCCGCTTCGCTGTCTGATGCGGTTGCGGCGTTCCTGCCGTAGGCGTTTTTCTTCGGCGAGGATGCGATTGTACATGTTGTGGTCGGGGTCAGGAGGGGGGTTGGTTATGGGTTCGCGCTGCTGATTGGGGTTTTCGAGGTCTTCGAGTTCCGGCGGAGGTACATACCATATCTGCGGGGCGATGTTTCCGGGGTCGAGTGGGGGGTAGTTTTCGATGATCCCGTGATTGTTGGCGGGTGGTTGTTTTTCCGGTTTTAATCCGGCGCGGCGGCTGAGGTCGGCGCGGATTGCGGCGTTTTCGTGTCCTTGCGGGGCTGTTCCGATGTATTCGTAGGTGTCGGTGGGGGCGTGCTGGCGGCGGAATTGTTTTTGTCTGATTTCGTCTTCCACTGTGAGGTATCGGATGCTGTTTGATAGGGTGAAAAATCGTTTGTTCGTGACCCAGTATGCATAATGGCCGCTTTCGTCGTACAGGGCTTTGATGAGGTATTTTTTGAGGTAGTCGGTTGGGTTTCTGCCTTCGGTGTCTGCGGGTTTGTCAGTTTTCCATGTCCATTTTTCGCCGTCGTTGATTACGCTGTAGGCGTCGTGCATGAACCCCTGCCCGTATTTTGTCCCCCATTGTTCTGCAAAGTCGGAAAATGGGTATTTCCATTCATAATCAAACAGGATCACGTGATCATGGATCAGGCCGTTTTCCTGAAATTCTACGCATCGGATGTATGGGATACGGTATCCTACGCGATGGCATTCGGTTTCATACCATTTTCTAAAGGCGTTGCTTTCATGTCGGTTGGCGGCGTAAAGGTTGCCGCCGCGTCCGGTGGCGGTAAACCGGTGTACTTTGTCGATGTGGGGATCGGGGATTTTGCGGAGGATTTCTTTTCCTTCCGATTCCATCCAGATTAAGGGGTCGGTCGTAAAGGTTACGAATGATGCGATTTTATGTTTTTTGAGGCTGTTTTCTACGCCGGTGTTGTAGATGAGGATGAGTTGTTTTTTTCGGCTGTCGTCGGTGAAGCGGGTGGAGCAGGGTAAGGTGATGTATTCGCCGTTGCCGGTGAGATTCCGGAGGATGATTGATTTTGATTCGGTTTCCCGTTTCCATTCTTCGAAGATCAGTGTCATTCTGCGGATGTACTGCAAGAGTTCGGCGGGGAGTTTTCCGTTTTTGTCTCGGGTGAAGAGGTTATACTGATCTATGCTTTTCATGGTGCGGATCGCCTGCTGACGCCAAAAACCACAACGACCGGGGATTGCGTTGTAGTGGTCGAGCGGGTGAGATGGTTCTGCGGCGGTCAGCTGTTCCGCCCGGGCGACGGCGGTCTGTGTGCTGCATGGTTTGGTGTGCTGATCCAATCGGAGGGGTTTTTGAGGCGATACAAAAGATTTGGAGTTTTGCAGATCGTTTATCAAGCGGGGTTGTTTATGGGTGGGGGTGGTTTTGGCACGTACAAAAACGCCGGATTTTTGGATGAGGCCGGGGTATAGGCTGTGAAGATAGTTGGATAGTTTTTCGGCTGTTCCTGCCTTTACCCAACGATTCACGGCACGATAGGCGGAATAGTAGACCCAGTCTGCGGGTTTGCCGCGGCGTTTTGGGGCGTCCCATTCATCCCGGAGATAATCTACCACTACGTCGAGTTTTGCACCGGCGTTCACGAGGTCGGTAACGTCACATACCTTATCCCCACTGGTGATAAGGAAGGTTTGCGGCGGATAGCGTCCGCTATGGGTGAGGTTGCCGTGTGTTGTCATTGTACCGGGAAAAAGAGGTGAGGGTTTAGTGCGGTCTATGTGAGGTTGGGAGGGGGGCAGGTTATGCCGGGGTCAGGAAGTGGAGGAATACGGGTTGTTTGTGATATTCCCTCGTGAATTGGTATGTGTTCTGGATGTCGTATGCTTTGATCCAGAAATTGAACATTTCGTCTGGGTTTTTGAATCCTTCGAGTTCGTAGTATTCCTCAATTGCTTTTTTGAGGGTGGTTTTGACTACGGATAGAATTTTGAAAGTATATTCTTGTCCGCTTGTGCCGGAGATTGTGAAGGTGTCGCCGCACTCGCCGTGTTTGCTGCGGCGGGTCGTGCAGATTTTTTCACCTGCGATCATGGCGCGGGACATTTGGGGCTGGAAGTCGAGAGTGATTTCAGTCATGTATTTTTTTCCCGTGAGTATAATTTTCAAAGTCAACTGCCCAAAAGGAGTTTCTACGGTTTGCCCAACGGGCGAGACGTATTGTTTCCGGCGTTTTGCGATATTGCATCACAAAGGCGTTTGTTCCTAAACGTTTGAGAAGGTTGCAGCGATATATGTCTTCGGCTATGGTTGTATCAAATCCAACAAGTACGTAGAAATCAACATTACGCCTGATGTTGATTCCTGCGTCAACGAGGATGGATAATCCGGTTTCTACTGCCTGTTCGTAGGATAATGAATCAAAGGCGAAATGTAGCGTTGCTGCCCATTTTATGCGTGCGAGTTGTTCGGCGATTTCCGGAGTGATCAGGCGGATGTCCATACCCTGCGTGATGTTGAGTTTGATGTTGTGATCTATTGCCCAATCGGTCTGATCAAAAAACCAATCTTTTTTCGCGAGGATGTTGTTGTCGAGCAATACGGCGGTTTTGTGATCTGGATGGTGAAAGTCGCTGATATTCATCCATTTTTCCAATTTTCCCTCTTTTTCTGGGACGATGCAGAACGGACATTTTCGAATGCACCCGCGTGTAGTGAATCCGAGATCATACGGTGAGTTATACAGCGAGTAATCAGGCATGATTTTTTGTGCGGGGTTTGGTATTGTTGAGTGTAGATCAAATCCTGAACCTCCCTGTATGATGTCTGCCTGCGGGTAGAGTGTTGCTATCCCTACTGCTTGTGATTTGTTTTTTGAGAAGATCGTTGATATATATACTTTATCAGGGTTTTGTACATCAAATCCCACGATATCCCCACGTTGTTTATGATAGGCAGATATCTGCATCAATGCAAGATTGGGAATTGTTGAATCAACATCAACAAGTCGGATTTTCATGCCGCTGTGCCTCCATAGACATACTGCCGGTTGTTGACTTTTACAAATCCGGCGCGGCGGATT
The window above is part of the Methanocorpusculum vombati genome. Proteins encoded here:
- a CDS encoding type IV secretory system conjugative DNA transfer family protein, with protein sequence MTFAETIKEALTGHVLIASPTGSGKSYLVGAMVEVLHAGGNPFIILDTKSQNHLGLWIGKHRLKNLTLYRVFPRNRRSTDEYKKLLTRYPYLICIPAGDIPLDDLIEEYKTIIRAALSLKRPRHIIAEEAHHYNKGANKAGQELEIISREGRGYKIWLWCITQRIQDFPKLLWNNCTYTFIMRFRIHQDVKYFAEEIPNFEELNNALQLHDVLMYRQTNPQSPYLIIHAAEVTRRTEHLG
- a CDS encoding rolling circle replication-associated protein, whose protein sequence is MTTHGNLTHSGRYPPQTFLITSGDKVCDVTDLVNAGAKLDVVVDYLRDEWDAPKRRGKPADWVYYSAYRAVNRWVKAGTAEKLSNYLHSLYPGLIQKSGVFVRAKTTPTHKQPRLINDLQNSKSFVSPQKPLRLDQHTKPCSTQTAVARAEQLTAAEPSHPLDHYNAIPGRCGFWRQQAIRTMKSIDQYNLFTRDKNGKLPAELLQYIRRMTLIFEEWKRETESKSIILRNLTGNGEYITLPCSTRFTDDSRKKQLILIYNTGVENSLKKHKIASFVTFTTDPLIWMESEGKEILRKIPDPHIDKVHRFTATGRGGNLYAANRHESNAFRKWYETECHRVGYRIPYIRCVEFQENGLIHDHVILFDYEWKYPFSDFAEQWGTKYGQGFMHDAYSVINDGEKWTWKTDKPADTEGRNPTDYLKKYLIKALYDESGHYAYWVTNKRFFTLSNSIRYLTVEDEIRQKQFRRQHAPTDTYEYIGTAPQGHENAAIRADLSRRAGLKPEKQPPANNHGIIENYPPLDPGNIAPQIWYVPPPELEDLENPNQQREPITNPPPDPDHNMYNRILAEEKRLRQERRNRIRQRSGSNPPNPEQHPPNHPNP